In Paramisgurnus dabryanus chromosome 7, PD_genome_1.1, whole genome shotgun sequence, the following are encoded in one genomic region:
- the LOC135746158 gene encoding uncharacterized protein, with amino-acid sequence MGLFWEQNVFSVGERSYGGEEVSHDGHINIQDLTIKIEENASQIRIRFVKNKYHLKILDYLLKEIPDYPTPVEFHISVTHVTEENALQEILNSEGFKAREYKDDTFSWWSLKINEETIKEAEQRYLEETFPDRTQEQREKQETFLNKFTTSPAFDIQKSRYGNFRFTFPLNELMAAYKNQMCGGKDPVLRAYKTTFYRQEIMYVVLIHSPEDNEKFKKFPEIESSLLFDYNNDTIIWKAQAICDNIRYQLLLDQDNKIAETKDVKWNQYYVWDHVGLAFHFSGVLHFPKEKLKQSITCCEIDTINLSGSYSSSLEEAEKKCLV; translated from the exons ATGGGTTTATTCTG ggaacag AATGTCTTTTCCGTGGGTGAACGTTCATATGGAGGAGAGGAGGTCAGTCATGATGGACACATTAACATACAAGACCTGACAATCAAGATTGAGGAAAATGCATCTCAAATTCGTATAcgttttgttaaaaataagtaTCATCTAAAGATTCTCGACTATCTGCTTAAAGAAATCCCTGATTATCCAACCCCTGTTGAGTTTCACATCTCTGTGACTCATGTCACTGAAGAAAatgctcttcaagaaatcttgaATTCAGAGGGATTCAAGGCAAGAGAATATAAAGATGATACGTTCTCATGGTGGAGCCTGAAGATCAATGAAGAGACTATAAAGGAAGCTGAGCAGCGCTATCTAGAGGAAACCTTCCCAGACAGAACCCAAGAGCAAAGAGAAAAGCAGGAGACATTCCTGAATAAATTCACTACATCACCTGCATTCGACATTCAGAAATCACGCTATGGTAACTTTCGGTTCACATTTCCTCTGAATGAACTGATGGCAGCGTACAAGAATCAGATGTGTGGAGGGAAAGATCCGGTTCTCAGGGCATACAAGACCACATTTTACAGACAAGAGATTATGTATGTTGTTCTTATTCACAGCCCAg AAGACAATGAAAAGTTTAAGAAATTCCCAGAGATTGAATCCAGTTTATTATTTGATTATAATAATGATACAATTATCTGGAAAGCACAAGCAATTTGTGACAACATTAGGTATCAGTTGTTACTGGATCAAGATAATAAAATAGCAGAGACTAAAGATGTTAAGTGGAACCAGTACTATGTGTGGGATCATGTTGGCTTGGCGTTTCACTTCAGCGGGGTTCTACATTTCCCTAAAGAAAAGCTTAAACAGAGCATCACCTGTTGTGAAATAGACACAATAAACCTTTCAGGAAGTTATAGCTCGTCCCTTGAAGAAGCTGAAAAAAAATGTCTCGTTTGA
- the LOC135746307 gene encoding uncharacterized protein: MANTDQLDNDNVFSVGVSSYGGEEVSHDGHINIQDLTIMIEENASQIRNDFLQINRNYNLRILDYLSKEIPDYPTPVEFHISEVTHVTNKHGFQEILNSEGFKAREYKDDTFSWWSLKINEENINEAEERYLEEMFPDRTQEQRENQETFLNKFTTSPAFDIQKSRYGNFRFTFPLNELMEAYKNQKCGVKDPVLRAYKTTFYKQEIMYVVLIHSPEDNEKFEKFPEIESSLLFDYNNDTIIWKAQAICENHEYQLLLDEENRIAETEHIINQFYVWDHVALAFHFNGVLHFPKEKLKESITCCEIDTINLSRSERLSLEEAEEIKHHYTSM, encoded by the exons ATGGCAAACACAGATCAACTTGATAATGAC AATGTCTTTTCCGTGGGTGTAAGTTCATATGGAGGAGAGGAGGTCAGTCATGATGGACACATTAACATACAAGACCTGACAATCATGATTGAGGAAAATGCATCTCAAATTCGTAAcgattttttacaaataaatagaAACTATAATTTAAGGATTCTCGACTATCTGTCAAAAGAAATCCCTGATTATCCAACCCCTGTTGAGTTTCACATCTCTGAGGTGACTCATGTCACTAACAAACATGGTTTTCAGGAAATCTTGAATTCAGAGGGATTCAAGGCAAGAGAATATAAAGATGATACGTTCTCATGGTGGAGCCTGAAGATCAATGAAGAGAATATAAATGAAGCCGAGGAGCGTTATCTAGAGGAGATGTTCCCAGACAGAACCCAAGAGCAAAGAGAAAATCAGGAGACATTCCTGAATAAATTCACAACATCACCTGCATTCGACATTCAGAAATCACGCTATGGTAACTTTCGGTTCACATTTCCTCTGAATGAACTGATGGAAGCATACAAGAATCAAAAGTGTGGAGTGAAAGATCCGGTTCTCAGGGCATACAAGACCACATTTTATAAACAAGAGATTATGTATGTTGTTCTCATTCACAGCCCAGAGGACAATGAGAAGTTTGAGAAATTCCCAGAGATTGAATCCAGTTTATTATTTGATTATAATAATGATACAATTATCTGGAAAGCACAAGCAATTTGTGAAAACCATGAATATCAGTTGCTATTGGATGAAGAGAATAGAATAGCAGAGACTGAACATATTATCAACCAGTTCTACGTGTGGGATCATGTTGCCTTGGCGTTTCACTTCAACGGAGTTCTACATTTCCCTAAAGAAAAGCTTAAAGAGAGCATCACCTGTTGTGAAATAGACACAATAAACCTTTCACGAAGTGAGCGCTTGTCACTTGAAGAAGCTGAAGAAATAAAACACCATTATACTTCCATGTAA